A single region of the Pseudomonas granadensis genome encodes:
- the pepP gene encoding Xaa-Pro aminopeptidase, with product MTHIPKAEYSRRRKALMTQMEPNSIAILPAAAVAIRNRDVEHVYRQDSDFQYLSGFPEPQAVIVLMPGREHGEYILFCRERNAERELWDGLRAGQEGAIRDYGADDAFPITDIDDILPGLIEGRDRVYSAMGSNPEFDRHLMDWINVIRSKAHLGAQPPNEFVALDHLLHDMRLYKSAAEVKVMREAARISAQAHIRAMRASRPGLYEYSLEAELDYEFRKGGAKMPAYGSIVAAGRNSCILHYQQNDALLKDGDLVLIDAGCEIDCYASDITRTWPVNGRFSPEQKAIYELVLASQEAAFAEIAPNKHWNQAHEATVRVITTGLVKLGLLQGNVDELIASEAYKAFYMHRAGHWLGMDVHDVGEYKVGGEWRVLEVGMALTVEPGIYIAPDNQNVAKKWRGIGVRIEDDVVVTRTGCEILTGGVPKTVAEIEALMAQARTHAA from the coding sequence ATGACCCATATCCCGAAAGCGGAATACAGCCGGCGCCGCAAGGCGCTGATGACGCAGATGGAACCCAACAGCATCGCGATCCTGCCCGCCGCCGCGGTAGCCATCCGCAACCGCGACGTCGAGCACGTCTATCGCCAGGACAGCGACTTTCAATACCTCAGCGGGTTTCCCGAGCCACAAGCGGTGATCGTGCTGATGCCCGGTCGTGAGCACGGCGAATACATCCTGTTCTGCCGCGAGCGCAACGCCGAACGCGAATTGTGGGACGGTTTGCGCGCAGGGCAGGAAGGCGCGATCCGTGATTACGGCGCTGACGATGCATTCCCGATTACTGACATCGATGACATCCTGCCCGGCCTGATCGAAGGTCGCGACCGGGTGTATTCGGCGATGGGCAGCAACCCCGAATTCGACCGCCACCTGATGGACTGGATCAACGTGATCCGCTCCAAGGCGCACCTCGGCGCCCAGCCGCCGAACGAATTCGTTGCCCTGGATCACCTGCTGCACGACATGCGCCTGTATAAATCGGCGGCAGAAGTGAAGGTGATGCGCGAAGCCGCGCGGATTTCGGCACAAGCGCATATCCGCGCGATGCGGGCCAGTCGCCCGGGGCTTTATGAGTACAGCCTCGAAGCCGAACTGGATTACGAATTTCGCAAGGGCGGGGCGAAGATGCCGGCCTACGGCTCGATCGTCGCCGCCGGGCGCAACAGCTGCATTCTGCATTACCAGCAGAACGACGCGCTGCTCAAGGATGGCGACCTGGTGTTGATCGACGCCGGTTGCGAAATCGACTGCTACGCCAGCGATATCACCCGCACCTGGCCGGTCAACGGCCGGTTTTCGCCGGAGCAGAAGGCCATCTACGAATTGGTGCTGGCTTCGCAGGAAGCAGCCTTCGCTGAAATCGCCCCGAACAAGCACTGGAACCAGGCGCACGAAGCCACGGTTCGAGTGATCACCACGGGGCTGGTGAAACTCGGTTTGCTGCAGGGCAACGTTGACGAACTGATCGCCAGCGAAGCCTATAAAGCGTTTTACATGCACCGCGCCGGCCACTGGCTGGGCATGGATGTGCACGACGTCGGCGAGTACAAGGTCGGCGGCGAATGGCGGGTGCTGGAAGTCGGCATGGCGCTGACCGTGGAGCCGGGCATCTACATCGCCCCGGACAATCAGAACGTCGCGAAGAAATGGCGCGGCATTGGCGTGCGCATCGAGGATGACGTGGTGGTGACCCGAACCGGTTGTGAAATCCTCACCGGTGGCGTGCCGAAGACCGTCGCCGAAATCGAAGCGTTGATGGCACAGGCAAGGACACACGCGGCATGA
- a CDS encoding TIGR02449 family protein: protein MEDTDLQALMARLELLIGRVEQLKSQNALLLAQEKTWREERAHLIEKNEIARRKVESMISRLKALEQDS from the coding sequence ATGGAAGACACCGACCTGCAAGCGCTGATGGCCAGACTCGAACTGCTGATTGGCCGAGTCGAGCAACTAAAGAGTCAAAACGCACTCTTACTAGCTCAGGAAAAGACCTGGCGCGAGGAACGCGCTCACCTCATTGAAAAAAACGAAATCGCCCGGCGTAAGGTCGAATCGATGATTTCGCGCCTCAAGGCCCTGGAGCAAGACTCATGA
- a CDS encoding gamma-glutamylcyclotransferase produces MSAIENAFLNLAYPPRLELGPQLTHEQLLASMQSTMARHKGGPVWLFAYGSLIWRPECTAVERMRGRVHGYHRGLYLWSHEHRGTPEMPGLVFGLDRGGSCSGFAYRLPEDNLDTALYALWKREMPVPSYRPHWLNCRLEDGTQVQALGFVLERHLPSYAGNLPDHVLSQVFASASGRYGTTRDYVEQTAHALRSHAMPDRNLEARLKRCQSTSNQATASRL; encoded by the coding sequence ATGAGCGCCATTGAAAACGCTTTTCTCAACCTGGCTTACCCTCCGCGGCTCGAACTCGGGCCGCAGCTGACCCACGAGCAATTGCTCGCCTCCATGCAATCGACCATGGCGCGACACAAGGGCGGGCCGGTGTGGCTGTTCGCTTACGGTTCGTTGATCTGGCGCCCGGAATGCACCGCCGTCGAGAGAATGCGCGGTCGGGTGCACGGTTATCATCGTGGCCTCTATTTATGGTCGCATGAACACCGCGGAACGCCGGAGATGCCCGGACTGGTGTTCGGTCTGGACCGTGGCGGTTCGTGCAGCGGCTTCGCCTATCGGCTGCCCGAAGACAATCTCGATACCGCGCTGTACGCCTTGTGGAAACGCGAGATGCCGGTGCCGTCGTACCGGCCGCACTGGCTCAACTGCCGGCTCGAAGATGGCACTCAGGTGCAGGCCTTGGGCTTCGTGCTGGAGCGGCACCTGCCCAGCTATGCCGGCAACCTGCCGGACCATGTGCTGAGCCAGGTGTTCGCCAGCGCCAGCGGGCGTTACGGCACCACTCGCGATTATGTCGAGCAGACCGCACACGCCCTGCGCAGCCACGCCATGCCAGACCGTAATCTGGAGGCGCGGCTCAAGCGCTGTCAGTCAACCAGCAATCAGGCGACCGCTTCACGGCTCTGA
- a CDS encoding 5-formyltetrahydrofolate cyclo-ligase produces MTEPALLPRPQLRRLLRKARRSLSKAEQHQAAKGLFRQLVQDPHFRRAKHISLYLPTDGEIDPRLLLREAQRRGKATYLPVLSAWPRTKMVFQRVRSGEKLKPNRFRILEPQASLSRQRKVWALDLVLLPLVGFDDVGGRLGMGGGFYDRSLAYLARRKNWRKPTLLGLAHECQKVERLAQASWDVPLQGTVTDKAWYFA; encoded by the coding sequence ATGACCGAACCCGCGCTGCTGCCCCGCCCGCAACTCCGTCGCCTGCTGCGCAAGGCGCGCCGCTCGCTGAGCAAAGCCGAGCAACATCAGGCTGCCAAAGGCCTGTTCCGGCAACTGGTGCAAGACCCGCATTTTCGTCGGGCGAAACACATTTCTTTGTATCTGCCCACCGACGGCGAAATCGATCCGCGGCTGCTGCTGCGCGAAGCCCAGCGCCGGGGCAAGGCGACCTATCTGCCGGTGCTCAGCGCCTGGCCGCGGACCAAGATGGTTTTTCAGCGCGTTCGCTCCGGCGAAAAGCTCAAACCCAATCGCTTCCGCATCCTCGAGCCGCAGGCCAGTCTGAGTCGGCAACGCAAGGTCTGGGCATTGGATCTGGTCCTGTTGCCGCTGGTGGGGTTCGACGATGTCGGCGGTCGGCTGGGCATGGGCGGCGGTTTCTACGATCGCAGCCTCGCCTATCTGGCCCGGCGCAAAAACTGGCGCAAGCCGACGCTGCTGGGCCTGGCCCATGAATGTCAGAAGGTCGAACGTTTGGCGCAGGCGAGCTGGGATGTACCGTTACAGGGCACGGTCACCGACAAGGCGTGGTATTTCGCGTGA
- a CDS encoding EVE domain-containing protein yields the protein MAYWLMKSEPDELSIKGLEKLGKARWDGVRNYQARNFLRAMAVGDQFFFYHSSCPEPGIAGIGRIIEAAYPDPTALEPESHYFDPKATAEKNPWNAIDVEHVETFARVLKLDYLKQQTALAEMPLVQKGSRLSVMPVTAEQWAAVIALKP from the coding sequence ATGGCCTATTGGCTGATGAAATCCGAGCCCGACGAGCTCTCGATCAAAGGCCTGGAAAAGCTCGGCAAGGCGCGCTGGGACGGGGTTCGCAATTACCAGGCGCGCAATTTCCTGCGCGCGATGGCAGTAGGTGACCAATTCTTTTTCTACCACTCCAGTTGCCCGGAGCCGGGGATTGCCGGGATCGGCAGGATTATCGAAGCGGCGTATCCGGATCCCACCGCACTGGAGCCGGAAAGCCATTACTTCGATCCGAAGGCTACGGCGGAAAAAAACCCTTGGAACGCGATTGATGTCGAGCACGTCGAGACGTTTGCGCGAGTGCTGAAGCTCGATTATCTGAAGCAGCAGACCGCGCTGGCGGAGATGCCACTGGTGCAGAAGGGCTCGCGGTTGTCGGTGATGCCGGTGACAGCGGAGCAGTGGGCGGCGGTGATTGCGCTCAAGCCATAA
- a CDS encoding cell division protein ZapA — MSSSNSVTVQILDKEYSIICPPEERSNLVSAARYLDGKMREIRSSGKVIGADRIAVMAALNITHDLLHKEERPDIQASGSTREQVRDLLDRVDLVLADDQNTAKG; from the coding sequence ATGAGTTCAAGCAATAGCGTCACCGTGCAGATCCTCGACAAAGAGTATTCGATCATCTGCCCGCCGGAAGAACGCAGCAATCTGGTCAGTGCCGCGCGCTACCTCGATGGCAAGATGCGCGAGATCCGCAGCAGCGGCAAAGTCATCGGCGCCGATCGCATTGCCGTAATGGCCGCGCTGAACATCACCCATGACCTGTTGCACAAAGAAGAGCGCCCGGACATCCAGGCCAGCGGCTCGACCCGCGAACAGGTGCGTGACTTGCTCGATCGTGTCGATCTGGTGCTGGCCGACGATCAGAACACCGCCAAGGGCTGA
- the ubiD gene encoding 4-hydroxy-3-polyprenylbenzoate decarboxylase translates to MKFKDLRDFVQQLEQRGELKRIQIPVSPVLEMTEVCDRTLRAKGPALLFEKPTGYDIPVLGNLFGTPERVAMGMGAESVSELREIGKLLAFLKEPEPPKGLKDAWSKLPIFRKIISMAPKVVKDAVCQEVVIEGDDVDLAMLPVQTCWPGDVGPLITWGLTVTKGPNKERQNLGIYRQQVIGRNKVIMRWLSHRGGALDFREWCEKHPGQPFPVSVALGADPATILGAVTPVPDSLSEYAFAGLLRGNRTELVKCRGNDLQVPATAEIILEGVIHPGEMADEGPYGDHTGYYNEVDSFPVFTVERITHRIKPIYHSTYTGRPPDEPAILGVALNEVFVPILQKQFPEITDFYLPPEGCSYRMAIVTMKKSYPGHAKRVMLGVWSFLRQFMYTKFVIVTDDDINARDWNDVIWAITTRMDPKRDTVMIDNTPIDYLDFASPISGLGSKMGLDATHKWPGETTREWGRVIVKDDAVTQRIDAIWNQLGID, encoded by the coding sequence ATGAAATTCAAGGATCTTCGGGATTTCGTGCAGCAGCTTGAGCAGCGCGGAGAGTTGAAACGCATCCAGATTCCCGTCTCGCCGGTGCTGGAGATGACTGAGGTGTGCGACCGCACGCTGCGGGCCAAGGGCCCGGCGCTGCTGTTCGAGAAACCCACCGGCTACGACATTCCGGTGCTCGGCAACCTGTTCGGCACCCCCGAGCGGGTGGCCATGGGCATGGGCGCCGAGTCGGTCAGCGAGCTGCGCGAGATCGGCAAGCTGCTGGCCTTCCTGAAGGAGCCGGAGCCGCCGAAGGGTTTGAAGGACGCGTGGTCGAAACTGCCGATTTTCCGCAAGATCATTTCAATGGCGCCGAAAGTCGTCAAAGACGCGGTGTGCCAGGAAGTGGTCATCGAAGGCGATGATGTCGATCTGGCGATGCTGCCGGTACAGACCTGCTGGCCCGGCGACGTCGGCCCGCTGATCACTTGGGGCCTGACCGTCACCAAAGGCCCGAACAAGGAACGCCAGAACCTCGGTATCTACCGTCAGCAAGTGATCGGCCGTAACAAGGTGATCATGCGCTGGCTCAGCCACCGTGGCGGCGCCCTCGATTTCCGCGAATGGTGCGAGAAACATCCGGGCCAACCGTTCCCGGTGTCCGTTGCCCTTGGCGCCGACCCGGCGACCATTCTCGGCGCTGTCACGCCAGTGCCGGACAGCCTTTCCGAATACGCCTTTGCCGGTCTGCTGCGCGGTAACCGCACCGAGCTGGTCAAGTGCCGTGGCAACGACCTGCAAGTGCCGGCCACCGCCGAGATCATCCTTGAAGGGGTAATCCATCCGGGTGAAATGGCCGATGAGGGTCCATATGGCGACCACACCGGTTACTACAACGAAGTCGACAGCTTCCCGGTGTTCACGGTCGAACGCATCACCCACCGGATCAAGCCGATCTACCACAGCACCTACACCGGCCGGCCGCCGGATGAGCCGGCGATTCTCGGCGTGGCGCTGAATGAAGTGTTCGTGCCGATCCTGCAGAAGCAGTTCCCGGAGATCACCGACTTTTACCTGCCGCCCGAAGGCTGCTCGTACCGCATGGCCATCGTGACCATGAAAAAGTCGTATCCGGGGCATGCCAAGCGCGTGATGCTCGGTGTCTGGTCGTTTTTGCGACAGTTCATGTACACCAAGTTCGTTATCGTCACCGACGACGATATCAACGCCCGTGACTGGAACGATGTGATCTGGGCCATCACCACGCGCATGGACCCCAAGCGCGACACGGTGATGATCGATAACACCCCGATCGACTATCTGGATTTCGCCTCGCCGATTTCCGGCCTGGGCTCGAAGATGGGCCTGGATGCCACTCACAAGTGGCCGGGCGAAACCACCCGCGAGTGGGGCCGCGTGATCGTCAAGGACGACGCCGTGACTCAACGGATCGATGCCATCTGGAATCAGTTAGGAATAGATTGA
- a CDS encoding CDP-6-deoxy-delta-3,4-glucoseen reductase, producing the protein MRVTLQPSGAVLEIQPGERILDGARRLGFDCPQSCRNGNCHVCAALLVEGRVEQNGQVHDRGEFYTCIAEPLEDCVLLWDGVLALGELPVRSLACQVIECREVGGDTWRVRLRAPAGKPPRYHAGQYLMIERENGEKSAFSMASAPHGGRDLEIHVLAREASALTLIEQLQRNPMVRVELPFGDTHLAELPDGPLVLVAAGTGMGQIHSLIEHCRANGFKHPVHLYWGVRRPEDFYQIEHWDEWLKLPNLFLHKVVSDQCGWEGRCGMLHEAVCEDFADLKPLHVYASGSPAMVYGTLDALVEAGMDAHQMRADVFAYAPRS; encoded by the coding sequence ATGCGTGTAACCCTGCAGCCTTCCGGAGCAGTGCTCGAGATACAGCCCGGTGAGCGGATTCTCGACGGCGCGCGGCGCCTGGGTTTTGATTGCCCGCAAAGCTGCCGCAACGGTAACTGCCACGTGTGTGCGGCGCTGCTGGTCGAAGGTCGCGTCGAGCAGAACGGCCAGGTCCATGATCGTGGCGAGTTCTACACCTGCATCGCCGAGCCGCTGGAAGACTGCGTGCTGCTCTGGGATGGCGTCCTCGCGCTGGGCGAACTGCCGGTGCGCAGCCTGGCGTGCCAGGTCATCGAATGCCGCGAAGTCGGCGGCGACACCTGGCGTGTGCGTCTGCGCGCGCCGGCCGGCAAGCCGCCGCGCTATCACGCCGGGCAGTATCTGATGATCGAACGCGAGAACGGCGAGAAATCGGCGTTCTCCATGGCTTCTGCGCCGCACGGCGGGCGTGATCTGGAAATCCATGTGCTGGCGCGCGAAGCCAGTGCACTGACCCTGATCGAGCAACTGCAACGCAACCCGATGGTGCGCGTCGAGTTGCCGTTCGGCGACACCCATCTGGCCGAACTGCCTGACGGTCCGTTGGTACTGGTCGCCGCCGGCACCGGCATGGGCCAGATTCACAGCCTGATCGAACATTGCCGCGCCAATGGCTTCAAGCACCCGGTGCATCTGTATTGGGGCGTGCGCCGTCCGGAAGATTTCTACCAGATCGAACATTGGGACGAATGGTTGAAGCTGCCCAACCTGTTCCTGCACAAGGTCGTCAGCGATCAGTGCGGTTGGGAAGGGCGCTGCGGGATGCTGCACGAAGCGGTATGCGAAGACTTCGCCGATCTCAAGCCTTTACACGTCTACGCCAGCGGTTCACCGGCCATGGTTTACGGCACCCTCGACGCGCTGGTCGAGGCGGGGATGGACGCCCATCAAATGCGCGCTGACGTATTCGCTTATGCACCGCGTTCCTGA
- a CDS encoding YecA/YgfB family protein translates to MTIANSPYQAFATLLTSSGHNVSPAELHGVLLGRSCAGAGFDNEGWLIDAAELLEGDLQDNVRNALIGLQEMVKGELTGDDVTVVLLLPTDDAPLPDRAAALGQWCQGFLSGFGLNCRDSSMLSTEATEVLQDLAAISQVQDALEESEDGESDYMEVMEYLRVAPLLLFSETRKADAAPAAKPSLH, encoded by the coding sequence ATGACCATTGCGAATTCCCCGTACCAAGCCTTTGCCACCCTGCTGACCTCCAGCGGCCACAACGTCTCGCCTGCCGAACTGCATGGCGTGCTGCTCGGGCGCAGTTGCGCCGGCGCCGGCTTCGATAACGAAGGCTGGCTGATCGACGCCGCCGAACTGCTCGAAGGCGATCTTCAGGACAACGTCCGCAACGCCTTGATCGGCCTGCAGGAAATGGTCAAAGGCGAGCTGACCGGCGACGACGTCACCGTCGTTCTGCTGCTGCCGACCGATGACGCGCCGCTGCCCGACCGCGCTGCTGCGCTGGGCCAATGGTGCCAGGGCTTCCTCAGCGGTTTCGGCCTGAACTGCCGCGACAGCAGCATGCTCAGCACCGAAGCCACTGAAGTGCTGCAAGATCTGGCGGCCATCTCCCAGGTGCAGGACGCTCTGGAAGAATCCGAAGACGGCGAATCCGACTACATGGAAGTCATGGAGTACCTGCGCGTCGCGCCGCTGCTGCTGTTCTCGGAAACCAGGAAAGCCGATGCGGCGCCTGCCGCCAAGCCGTCGCTGCATTAA
- the glpT gene encoding glycerol-3-phosphate transporter, which produces MFAFFRPAAHQAPLPEEKIDSTYRRLRWQIFAGIFIGYAGYYLLRKNFSLAMPYLIDEGYSRGDLGLAMSAIAIAYGLSKFLMGLVSDRSNPRFFLPFGLLVSAGVMFIFGFAPWATSSVTMMFILLFINGWAQGMGWPPSGRTMVHWWSQKERGGVVSVWNVAHNVGGGLIGPLFLLGMGLFNDWHAAFYVPAAVALGVAVFAFITMRDTPQSVGLPPIEQYKNDYPEGYDASHEDEFSAKEIFVKYVLRNKMLWYIALANVFVYLLRYGVLDWAPTYLKEAKGFTVDKTSWAYFFYEWAGIPGTLLCGWMSDKIFRGNRGLTGMVFMALVTVATLVYWLNPAGNPMVDMIALLSIGFLIYGPVMLIGLQALELAPKKAAGTAAGFTGLFGYLGGSVAASAAMGYTVDHFGWDGGFVLLVGACLLAMAFLAPTLWHKQVASQSREAVA; this is translated from the coding sequence ATGTTTGCTTTCTTTCGTCCTGCCGCACATCAGGCTCCTTTGCCTGAAGAAAAAATAGACAGCACCTACCGACGCCTGCGCTGGCAGATCTTCGCCGGTATCTTCATCGGCTATGCGGGTTACTACCTGCTGCGCAAAAACTTCTCGCTGGCCATGCCCTACCTGATCGACGAAGGCTACAGCCGCGGCGACCTGGGTCTGGCGATGTCGGCGATCGCCATCGCCTACGGTCTGTCGAAGTTCCTCATGGGCCTGGTGTCCGACCGTTCCAACCCGCGCTTCTTCCTGCCATTCGGCCTGCTGGTATCGGCCGGGGTGATGTTCATTTTCGGTTTCGCTCCGTGGGCCACGTCCAGCGTGACCATGATGTTCATCCTGTTGTTCATCAACGGTTGGGCGCAGGGCATGGGCTGGCCGCCGAGCGGACGGACCATGGTGCACTGGTGGTCGCAGAAGGAACGTGGCGGCGTGGTCTCGGTGTGGAACGTGGCGCACAACGTCGGCGGCGGCCTGATCGGCCCGCTGTTCCTGCTCGGCATGGGCCTGTTCAACGACTGGCACGCGGCGTTCTATGTACCGGCGGCGGTGGCGCTGGGCGTGGCGGTGTTCGCTTTCATTACCATGCGCGATACCCCGCAATCGGTCGGCCTGCCGCCGATCGAGCAGTACAAGAACGATTACCCGGAAGGCTACGATGCCAGCCACGAAGACGAGTTCAGCGCCAAGGAAATCTTCGTCAAGTACGTGCTGCGCAACAAAATGCTTTGGTACATCGCCCTCGCTAACGTTTTCGTCTACCTGCTGCGCTACGGCGTGCTGGACTGGGCGCCGACCTACCTGAAAGAAGCCAAGGGCTTCACCGTGGACAAAACCTCGTGGGCGTATTTCTTCTATGAGTGGGCAGGTATCCCGGGCACGCTGCTGTGCGGCTGGATGTCGGACAAGATCTTCCGTGGTAACCGTGGCCTGACCGGCATGGTGTTCATGGCTCTGGTAACGGTCGCGACGCTGGTGTACTGGCTGAATCCGGCCGGCAACCCGATGGTCGACATGATCGCCCTGCTGTCGATCGGCTTCCTGATCTACGGCCCGGTGATGCTGATCGGTTTGCAGGCACTGGAACTGGCACCGAAGAAAGCCGCCGGTACCGCCGCAGGCTTCACCGGGCTGTTCGGTTATCTGGGCGGCTCGGTGGCGGCCAGTGCGGCGATGGGCTACACCGTCGACCACTTCGGCTGGGACGGCGGCTTCGTGTTGCTGGTCGGCGCTTGCCTGTTGGCAATGGCCTTCCTTGCCCCGACGCTATGGCACAAGCAAGTCGCCAGTCAGAGCCGTGAAGCGGTCGCCTGA
- a CDS encoding flagellar basal body-associated protein FliL: MKAWIMLLLALSLPVAAVAEEAKEGEAPKVNYITLSPPFVGNYGLDGTTKLKVYKADVALRVTGEEATKLVKANEPLIRNQLVALFTQQSTEAMGSIEGKEKLRQEALKQTQQVMNDETGKPVVEDLLFNNLIIQ, translated from the coding sequence GTGAAAGCGTGGATCATGTTGTTGCTGGCCCTGTCTCTGCCTGTGGCAGCGGTTGCCGAAGAAGCCAAAGAAGGCGAGGCGCCGAAAGTCAATTACATCACCCTGAGCCCGCCGTTCGTCGGCAATTACGGCCTGGACGGCACGACCAAGCTCAAGGTCTACAAGGCCGATGTCGCCTTGCGCGTGACCGGTGAAGAAGCGACCAAACTGGTCAAGGCCAACGAGCCGCTGATCCGCAATCAACTGGTGGCGCTGTTCACGCAGCAGAGCACCGAAGCGATGGGCAGCATCGAAGGCAAGGAAAAACTGCGTCAGGAAGCGCTGAAGCAGACGCAGCAAGTGATGAATGACGAGACCGGCAAGCCGGTGGTTGAAGACCTGTTGTTCAACAACCTGATCATTCAATAA
- a CDS encoding NADPH:quinone oxidoreductase family protein yields MKAVLCKAFGPAESLVLEDVASPVAKKNEILLDVHAAGVNFPDTLIIEGKYQFKPPFPFSPGGEAAGVVREVGEKVSHLKVGDRVMALTGWGSFAEQVAVPGYNVLPIPPSMDFNIAAAFSMTYGTSMHALKQRANLQPGETLLVLGASGGVGLAAVEIGKAMGARVIAAASSAEKLEVAKAAGADELINYSEANLKDEIKRLTDGQGADVIYDPVGGDLFDQAIRAIAWNGRLLVVGFASGRIPELPVNLALLKGAAVLGVFWGSFAQRQPQDNAANFQQLFGWFAEGKLKPLVSQVYPLSDAAQAINDLGQRKAVGKVVVQVR; encoded by the coding sequence ATGAAAGCCGTGCTGTGCAAAGCCTTCGGCCCTGCCGAATCGCTGGTGCTGGAAGACGTCGCCAGTCCTGTCGCCAAGAAGAATGAAATCCTGCTGGACGTGCACGCCGCCGGGGTCAACTTCCCGGACACGCTGATCATCGAGGGCAAGTACCAGTTCAAGCCGCCCTTCCCGTTCTCGCCGGGCGGCGAAGCGGCTGGCGTGGTTCGCGAAGTCGGGGAAAAGGTCAGCCACCTCAAGGTCGGTGACCGGGTCATGGCGCTGACCGGCTGGGGCAGTTTTGCCGAGCAGGTCGCGGTGCCCGGCTACAACGTGCTGCCGATTCCGCCGTCGATGGATTTCAATATCGCCGCCGCGTTCAGCATGACCTACGGCACTTCGATGCATGCGCTCAAGCAACGCGCCAACCTGCAGCCGGGCGAAACCCTGCTGGTGCTCGGCGCCTCCGGCGGTGTCGGTCTGGCGGCAGTGGAAATCGGCAAGGCCATGGGCGCGCGGGTCATCGCTGCGGCCAGCAGCGCCGAAAAGCTCGAAGTAGCCAAAGCCGCTGGCGCCGATGAGCTGATCAATTACAGCGAAGCCAATCTCAAGGACGAAATCAAACGCCTCACCGACGGCCAGGGCGCCGACGTAATCTACGACCCGGTCGGCGGCGACCTGTTCGATCAGGCCATCCGCGCCATCGCCTGGAACGGCAGGCTGCTGGTGGTCGGCTTCGCCAGCGGTCGCATACCGGAGCTGCCGGTCAACCTCGCGTTGCTCAAAGGCGCGGCGGTACTCGGCGTCTTCTGGGGCTCGTTCGCCCAGCGCCAGCCGCAGGACAACGCGGCGAACTTTCAGCAACTGTTCGGCTGGTTTGCCGAGGGCAAGTTGAAGCCGCTGGTGTCGCAGGTTTATCCGCTGAGCGATGCGGCGCAGGCGATCAACGATCTGGGCCAGCGCAAGGCTGTGGGCAAGGTTGTCGTTCAGGTCCGTTAA